A section of the Agrobacterium tumefaciens genome encodes:
- a CDS encoding response regulator transcription factor encodes MTARTILLVDDDDDLRETLTEQLSPYEEFSLLSGANAAQAMQTAKTAQVDLLIMDVGLPDMDGREAVKLLRKGGFKAPIIMLTGHDTDSDTILGLEAGANDYVTKPFRFAVLLARIRAQLRQYEQSEDAVFTVGPYQFKPSQKLLTTEDGKKIRLTEKEAAIIRYLYRAGSTVVTRDVLLEEVWGYNSGVTTHTLETHVYRLRQKIERDPSNAEILVTENGGYKIVP; translated from the coding sequence ATGACGGCTCGTACTATCCTTCTTGTGGACGATGACGACGATCTTCGTGAGACGCTGACCGAGCAACTCTCTCCCTATGAGGAATTCTCGCTTTTGAGCGGCGCGAACGCGGCACAGGCGATGCAGACTGCGAAGACCGCGCAGGTCGATCTCCTCATCATGGATGTCGGTCTACCGGATATGGATGGGCGCGAGGCGGTGAAGCTTCTGCGCAAAGGCGGCTTCAAGGCGCCGATCATCATGCTCACCGGGCACGACACCGATTCCGATACGATTCTAGGGCTGGAAGCCGGCGCAAACGACTACGTGACGAAGCCGTTCCGCTTCGCCGTGCTGCTTGCGCGCATCCGGGCGCAACTGCGCCAGTATGAACAGAGCGAGGATGCGGTTTTTACGGTCGGTCCTTATCAGTTCAAGCCCAGCCAGAAGCTGCTGACGACGGAAGACGGCAAGAAAATTCGTCTGACGGAAAAGGAAGCGGCGATCATCCGTTACCTTTACCGCGCCGGCAGCACGGTGGTGACGCGCGACGTGCTGTTGGAAGAGGTCTGGGGTTACAATTCCGGAGTGACGACGCATACACTTGAGACGCATGTATACCGCCTGCGCCAGAAGATCGAG